A genomic window from Sorex araneus isolate mSorAra2 chromosome 2, mSorAra2.pri, whole genome shotgun sequence includes:
- the PA2G4 gene encoding proliferation-associated protein 2G4: protein MSGEDEQQEQTIAEDLVVTKYKMGGDIANRVLRSLVEASSSGVSVLSLCEKGDAMIMEETGKIFKKEKEMKKGIAFPTSISVNNCVCHFSPLKSDQDYILKEGDLVKIDLGVHVDGFIANVAHTFVVGIVQGTHVTGRKADVIKAAHLCAEAALRLVKPGNQNTQVTEAWNKVAHSFNCTPIEGMLSHQLKQHVIDGEKTIIQNPTDQQKKDHEKAEFEVHEVYAVDVLVSSGEGKAKDAGQRTTIYKRDPSKQYGLKMKTSRAFFSEVERRFDAMPFTLRAFEDEKKARMGVVECAKHELLQPFNVLYEKEGEFVAQFKFTVLLMPNGPMRITSGPFEPDLYKSEMEVQDVELKALLQSSASRKTQKKKKKKASKTAENATSGETLEDNEAGD, encoded by the exons ATGTCGGGCGAGGACGAGCAGCAGGAGCAGACGATCGCCGAGGACCTGGTCGTGACCAAGTATAAGATGGGGGGCGACATCGCCAACC GGGTACTTCGTTCTTTGGTGGAAGCGTCCAGCTCAGGTGTGTCAGTGCTGAGCCTGTGTGAGAAAGGCGATGCCATGATTATGGAAGAGACGGGGaaaattttcaagaaagaaaaggaaatgaaaaaag GTATCGCCTTTCCCACCAGCATTTCCGTGAATAACTGCGTATGTCACTTCTCCCCTTTGAAGAGTGACCAGGACTACATTCTCAAGGAAGGTGACTTGGTAAAAAT TGACCTGGGGGTCCACGTGGATGGCTTCATTGCTAACGTGGCTCACACTTTTGTGGTTGGCATAGTTCAG GGAACCCATGTCACGGGGCGGAAAGCAGATGTCATCAAGGCAGCTCACCTCTGTGCTGAGGCTGCCCTGCGCCTGGTCAAACCTGGAAACCAG AACACACAAGTTACAGAAGCCTGGAACAAAGTTGCCCACTCATTTAATTGCACGCCAATTGAAG GTATGCTGTCACACCAATTGAAGCAGCATGTCATCGATGGAGAGAAAACCATTATCCAGAATCCCACAGACCAGCAGAA GAAGGACCACGAAAAAGCTGAATTTGAGGTACATGAAGTATATGCTGTGGATGTCCTTGTCAGCTCAGGAGAAGGGAAG GCCAAGGACGCAGGACAGAGGACCACCATTTACAAACGAGATCCTTCTAAGCAATATGGCTTGAAAATGAAAACTTCACGTGCCTTCTTCAGTGAGGTCGAAAGGCGTTTTGATGCCATGCCATTTACTTTAAG AGCGTTTGAAGATGAGAAGAAGGCCCGGATGGGGGTGGTCGAGTGCGCCAAGCATGAACTGCTGCAACCGTTTAATGTTCTCTATGAGAAGGAGG GTGAATTTGTTGCCCAGTTTAAATTTACAGTTCTGCTCATGCCCAATGGCCCCATGCGGATAACCAGTGGTCCTTTTGAGCCCGACCTTTATAAGTCTGAGATGGAAGTCCAGGATGTAGAGCTAAAG gCTCTCCTCCAGAGTTCTGCAAGTCGGAaaacccagaaaaagaaaaaaaagaag GCCTCCAAGACTGCAGAGAATGCCACCAGTGGGGAAACATTAGAGGACAATGAAGCCGGGGACTGA
- the ERBB3 gene encoding receptor tyrosine-protein kinase erbB-3 has translation MKAAPALQVLGLLLSLARGSEVGTSQAVCPGTLNGLSVSGDAENQYQTLHKLYERCEVVMGNLEIVLTGHNADLSFLQWIREVTGYVLVAMNEFSTLPLPNLRVVRGTQVYDGKFAIFVMLNYNINSSHALRQLHFTQLTEILSGGVYIEKNEKLCHMDTIDWRDIVRDRDAKIVVKENGKSCTPCHEACKGRCWGPGPEDCQTLTKTICAPQCNGHCFGPNPNQCCHDECAGGCSGPQDTDCFACRLFNDSGACVRQCPQPLVYNKLTFQLEPNPHTKYQYGGVCVASCPHNFVVDQTSCVRACPPDKMEVDKNGLKICEPCGGLCPKACEGTGAGSRYQTVDSSNIDRFVNCTKILGNLDFLITGLLGDPWHKIPRLDPEKLNVFRTVREITGYLNIQSWPQHMSNFSVFSNLTTIGGRSLYNRGFSLLIMKNLNVTSLGLRSLKEISAGRIYISANKQLCYHHNLNWTRLLRGPPGDRLDIKHNRPRKECVAEGKVCDPLCAGGCWGPGPSQCLSCQNYSRGGICVTHCNFLNGEPREFAQEDECFSCHPECQPMEGTATCNGSGSDACAQCAHFRDGPHCVSSCPYGVLGAKGPIYKYADAQNECRPCHENCTQGCKGPELQDCVGHAPGLISKTHLAMALTVVVGLAVIFMILGGTFLYWRGRRIQNKRAMRRYLERGESIEPLDPSEKANKVLARIFKETELRKLKVLGSGVFGTVHKGVWIPEGESIKIPVCIKVIEDKSGRQSFQAVTDHMLAIGSLDHAHIVRLLGLCPGSSLQLVTQYLPLGSLLDHVRQHGGALGPQLLLNWGVQIAKGMYYLEEHGMVHRNLAARNVLLKSPSQVQVADFGVADLLPPDDKQLLHSEAKTPIKWMALESIHFGKYTHQSDVWSYGVTVWELMTFGAEPYAGLRLAEVPDLLEKGERLAQPQICTIDVYMVMVKCWMIDENIRPTFKELANEFTRMARDPPRYLVIKRESGPGIPPGAEPPALTNKELEEVELEQELDLDLDLEAEEDNLVTTLGSALSLPVGTLTRPRGNQSLLSPSSGYMPMNQSNLGDSCQESVGSGGSERCPRPASLHPIPRGRQTSESSEGHVTGSEAELPEKVSMCRSRSRSPRSRGDSAYHSQRHSLLTPVTPLSPPGLEEEDVNGYVMPDAHLKGTPSSREGTLSSVGLSSVLGTEEEDEEEEYEYMNRRRRGSPAHPERPSSLEELGYEYMDVGSELSASLGSTQSCPLHPGPITPTAGTTPDEDYEYMNRRRGGGAPGADYAAMGACPADEQGYEEMRAFQGPGHHAPHAQYTRLKTLRSLEATDSAFDNPDYWHSRLFPKVNAQRI, from the exons ATGAAGGCGGCCCCGGCGCTGCAGGTGCTGGGCTTGCTCCTCAGCCTGGCCCGGGGCTCCGAGGTGGGCACCTCGCAGGCAG TGTGTCCTGGCACTCTGAACGGGCTGAGCGTGTCGGGTGATGCGGAAAACCAGTACCAGACGCTGCACAAGCTCTACGAGAGGTGTGAGGTGGTGATGGGGAACCTGGAGATCGTGCTCACCGGGCACAACGCTGACCTCTCCTTCCTGCAG TGGATCCGAGAGGTGACCGGCTATGTCCTCGTGGCCATGAACGAGTTCTCTACGCTCCCGCTGCCCAACCTCCGAGTCGTGAGGGGCACACAGGTCTACGACGGCAAGTTTGCCATCTTTGTGATGTTGAACTATAACATCAACTCCAGCCACGCTCTGCGCCAGCTCCACTTCACTCAGCTGACGG AGATCCTGTCGGGGGGCGTGTATATTGAGAAGAATGAAAAGCTGTGTCACATGGACACCATTGACTGGCGGGACATCGTGCGGGACCGAGATGCCAAGATAGTGGTGAAGGAAAATGGAAAGAGCT GTACCCCCTGTCACGAGGCCTGCAAGGGACGGTGCTGGGGCCCCGGCCCAGAAGACTGCCAGACAT tgACTAAGACCATCTGTGCGCCGCAGTGCAATGGTCACTGCTTTGGGCCCAACCCCAACCAGTGTTGTCATGACGAGTGTGCGGGGGGCTGCTCAGGCCCGCAGGACACAGACTGCTTT GCCTGTCGACTCTTCAATGACAGTGGAGCCTGTGTGCGCCAGTGTCCCCAGCCCCTAGTCTACAACAAGCTGACTTTCCAGCTGGAGCCAAACCCGCACACCAAGTATCAGTATGGAGGCGTCTGCGTCGCCAGCTGTCCCC ATAACTTTGTTGTGGATCAGACGTCTTGTGTCAGAGCCTGTCCTCCTGACAAGATGGAAGTAGATAAAAATGGACTCAAGATCTGTGAACCGTGTGGGGGTCTGTGCCCCAAAG CCTGTGAGGGGACGGGCGCTGGGAGCCGCTACCAGACTGTGGACTCAAGCAACATTGACAGATTTGTGAACTGCACCAAGATCCTGGGAAACCTGGACTTTCTCATCACTGGCCTCCTTGG AGACCCATGGCACAAGATCCCACGCCTGGACCCGGAGAAGCTCAATGTCTTCCGCACAGTCCGAGAGATCACGG GCTACCTGAACATCCAATCCTGGCCCCAGCACATGTCCAACTTCAGCGTCTTTTCCAACTTGACCACCATCGGGGGCAGAAGCCTCTACAA CCGTGGCTTTTCGTTGTTGATTATGAAGAACTTGAATGTCACGTCTCTGGGCCTTCGCTCCTTGAAAGAGATCAGTGCGGGGCGCATCTACATCAGCGCCAATAAGCAGCTGTGCTACCATCATAATCTCAACTGGACCCGGCTGCTCCGGGGGCCTCCCGGGGACAGGCTAGACATCAAGCACAATCGGCCCCGCAAAGAATGCG TGGCCGAAGGCAAGGTGTGTGACCCGctgtgtgctgggggctgctggggcccggggcccagtCAATGCCTGTCGTGTCAAAACTACAGCCGAGGAGGCATCTGTGTGACCCACTGCAACTTCCTAAATGG ggAGCCTCGTGAGTTTGCCCAGGAAGATGAATGCTTCTCGTGCCACCCGGAATGCCAGCCCATGGAGGGCACCGCCACATGCAATGGCTCG GGCTCTGATGCCTGCGCCCAGTGTGCCCACTTTCGAGACGGGCCTCACTGTGTGAGCAGCTGCCCCTACGGAGTTCTGGGCGCCAAGGGCCCCATCTACAAGTACGCAGATGCTCAGAACGAGTGCCGGCCCTGCCACGAGAACTGCACCCAGGG GTGCAAAGGACCAGAGCTCCAGGATTGTGTGGGCCACGCCCCAGGGCTCATCAG CAAAACCCATCTGGCAATGGCTTTGACAGTGGTGGTTGGATTAGCGGTGATTTTCATGATCCTGGGTGGCACTTTTCTCTATTGGCGTGGGCGCCGGATTCAGAATAAGAGGGCTATGAGGCGCTACCTGGAACGGGGTGAG AGCATAGAGCCCCTGGATCCCAGTGAGAAAGCAAACAAAGTCTTGGCCAGAATCTTCAAAGAGACAGAGCTGAGGAAGCTGAAAGTCCTTGGCTCAGGCGTCTTTGGAACTGTGCACAAA GGAGTGTGGATCCCTGAGGGGGAATCAATCAAGATTCCAGTTTGCATTAAAGTCATTGAAGATAAGAGTGGACGGCAAAGTTTCCAAGCCGTGACTGAT CACATGCTGGCCATTGGCAGCCTCGACCATGCCCACATcgttcggctgctggggctgtgcccagggtcaTCTCTTCAGCTCGTCACTCAGTATTTGCCTCTGGGTTCTCTGCTGGATCATGTGCGACAGCACGGCGGGGCCCTGGGGCCGCAGCTGCTACTGAACTGGGGCGTGCAGATTGCCAAG GGAATGTACTACCTCGAGGAGCATGGTATGGTGCACAGGAACCTGGCAGCCCGCAACGTGCTCCTCAAGTCGCCCAGCCAGGTTCAGGTGGCAGATTTTGGGGTGGCAGACCTGCTACCCCCTGATGATAAGCAGTTGCTGCACAGTGAGGCCAAG ACTCCAATTAAGTGGATGGCCCTCGAGAGCATTCACTTTGGGAAATACACACACCAGAGCGACGTCTGGAGCTATG GTGTGACAGTTTGGGAGCTGATGACCTTTGGGGCCGAGCCCTATGCGGGGCTGCGACTGGCTGAAGTTCCAGACCTGCTGGAGAAGGGCGAGCGGCTGGCACAGCCGCAGATCTGTACCATTGATGTCTACATGGTTATGGTCAAGT GCTGGATGATCGACGAGAACATTCGCCCAACTTTTAAAGAACTAGCCAATGAGTTCACCAGGATGGCCCGAGACCCACCCCGGTATCTGGTCATcaag AGGGAGAGTGGGCCCGGAATCCCCCCTGGAGCAGAGCCTCCTGCCCTGACAAACAAGGAACTGGAGGAAGTAGAGCTGGAGCAGGAACTAGACCTCGACCTGGACTTGGAGGCCGAGGAGGACAACCTGGTGACCACCCTcggctctgccctcagcctcCCGGTTGGAACGCTCACTCGCCCACGGGGG AACCAGAGTCTTTTAAGCCCGTCATCGGGGTATATGCCAATGAACCAGAGTAATCTGGGGGATTCTTGCCAG GAGTCTGTAGGATCCGGAGGTAGTGAACGGTGTCCCCGGCCAGCATCTCTGCACCCTATTCCTCGGGGCCGCCAGACATCAGAGTCATCGGAGGGCCACGTGACAGGCTCTGAGGCTGAGCTCCCCGAGAAAGTGTCAATGTGcaggagccggagccggagccccAGGTCACGGGGAGACAGTGCCTACCATTCTCAGCGCCACAGCCTGCTCACTCCTGTCACCCCCCTGTCCCCGCCGGGGTTAGAGGAAGAGGACGTCAACGGTTATGTCATGCCGGATGCACATCTTAAAG GGACCCCATCGTCTCGGGAAGGCACCCTTTCTTCCGTGGGTCTCAGTTCTGTCCTGGGAACCGAAGAGGAAGACGAAGAGGAGGAGTACGAGTACATGAACCGCAGGAGAAGGGGTAGCCCCGCTCATCCAGAGAGACCCAGCTCCCTCGAGGAGTTGGGTTACGAGTACATGGATGTGGGATCGGAACTCAGCGCATCCCTGGGCAGCACCCAGAGCTGCCCGCTCCACCCGGGGCCCATCACGCCCACCGCCGGCACCACGCCCGACGAGGACTACGAATACATGAAtcggcggcggggtgggggcgctCCTGGGGCAGATTATGCAGCCATGGGCGCCTGCCCAGCAGACGAGCAAGGGTATGAAGAGATGAGAGCCTTCCAGGGGCCTGGGCACCACGCTCCTCATGCCCAGTACACCCGCCTCAAAACTCTCCGGAGCTTAGAAGCAACCGACTCTGCCTTTGATAACCCCGATTATTGGCACAGCAGGCTTTTCCCCAAGGTGAACGCCCAGAGAATATAA